The proteins below come from a single Hippocampus zosterae strain Florida chromosome 5, ASM2543408v3, whole genome shotgun sequence genomic window:
- the LOC127600743 gene encoding glucocorticoid modulatory element-binding protein 1-like produces MMEKEEEEGSSGNNHKAQVILHLQPILHGANYDIADTSSTVLAVETQHDDSKSEGESVEYGYPITCGESRAVLLFKKFVCPGINVRCVKFNDQLISPKQFVHLAGKATLKDWKRAIRLGGVMLRKMMDSGQIDFFQHDTVCSNTCRSTKFDMLINNSQLPLGTSLQANPSSLALESLGGQVPPVTGESMHDASDLEEALEDKFGGEWSSTQLTTANGHAKRKRSETSDGVLNLWKGVAECGLMREVLSGLQAHLLTTLKGVEVRNEKAELQDADAIILNSLCEMFGLLDSVKQALEQRRSQKENDDDGDGVNELEELLKERRKQVCVKNTSYKHASPKHLRPQRHQLSNSQLSPTLSNTVIQPLSLTCLPEPPYAHPNINPQHVSHFPTPSGSRGCGVKREERTRAPCESGKQARAHRAGQELKVEMQQGLGQRACKLQTQFGSQAQNEGERLHGFEKVALGRKGLKHLKTK; encoded by the exons ATGAtggagaaggaagaggaggaggggtccAGTGGCAATAACCACAAGGCTCAAGTCATCCTGCACCTGCAGCCCATCTTGCATGG GGCAAATTATGACATTGCAGATACGAGCAGCACGGTCTTGGCCGTCGAGACTCAACATG ATGACAGTAAGTCAGAGGGCGAGAGCGTGGAGTATGGCTATCCAATTACTTGCGGAGAAAGTAGAGCAGTTTTACTCTTTAAGAAGTTTGTGTGCCCCGGAATCAACGTTCGATGCGTTAAA TTTAATGACCAGCTTATCAGTCCTAAGCAGTTTGTACACCTGGCAGGCAAAGCCACCCTGAAGGACTGGAAAAGGGCCATCAGACTAGGCGGGGTTATGCTCAG AAAAATGATGGACTCCGGCCAGATAGACTTCTTCCAGCATGACACGGTGTGCAGTAACACGTGCCGCAGCACGAAATTTGACATGCTGATCAACAACTCGCAGCTTCCTCTGGGGACGTCCTTGCAGGCCAACCCCTCGTCTCTGGCTCTTGAATCTCTCGGAGGGCAGGTGCCTCCCGTGACAG GAGAGTCTATGCATGATGCATCTGACTTGGAGGAAGCCTTGGAAGATAAATTTGGTGGAGAGTGGAGCTCCACGCAGCTCACCACAGCCAATGGACAtgcaaagaggaaaaggagTGAAACGTCtg ATGGCGTATTAAACTTGTGGAAGGGTGTGGCTGAATGTGGGCTGATGAGAGAGGTCTTGTCCGGTCTTCAGGCTCACCTATTGACCACTCTGAAAGGAGTGGAGGTTCGCAACGAGAAGGCTGAGTTACAGGATGCTG ACGCCATCATTTTGAATTCGCTGTGTGAGATGTTTGGGCTTTTAGACTCTGTCAAGCAAGCGCTGGAGCAGCGGCGCAGCCAGAAGGAAAACGACGATGACGGCGATGGCGTTAATG AGCTGGAGGAGCTGttaaaggaaagaaggaagcaaGTGTGTGTTAAAAACACATCCTACAAACACGCATCCCCCAAGCACCTCCGACCCCAACGTCACCAGCTATCCAACAGCCAGCTGTCGCCCACCCTCAGCAACACTGTGATCCAGCCTCTCTCACTCACATGCTTACCGGAGCCGCCGTACGCTCATCCCAACATCAACCCTCAGCACGTCAGCCACTTCCCCACCCCTAGCGGGTCACGGGGTTGCGGCGTGAAGAGAGAGGAGAGGACGCGGGCGCCCTGCGAGTCGGGCAAACAGGCGAGGGCACACAGGGCGGGACAAGAACTAAAGGTGGAGATGCAGCAAGGTCTTGGACAAAGGGCGTGCAAGCTTCAGACTCAGTTCGGAAGTCAGGCGCAAAATGAGGGAGAGCGCTTGCATGGCTTTGAAAAGGTGGCTCTGGGGAGAAAGGGGTTAAAACATCTTAAAACTAAATGA